The sequence ACTGGGCAAGCATGACAGGCATTGTTTTTTGATAAAATATTGGCATTTACCCATTCGCCACTATGCTTTTCCGCTTCATCCCAATGTGTCTCCTGTGAGTTGCGAATTGGTAGTGCACCGACTTCATTAATCAGGTTTGCTAATACGTTTGTACCGTATACAGATAAACCACCTTTTCTTGGTGCTGTTAAACCGCCATCCATAATTGCCTTTGTTGCTTTTTTTGTTGCCTCTTTATAATCATCAGCTAGTGCTGGCTGAGGCATATTCCCTTTTTGTGCTGCTTTAATAACAATTGCTTTTAAATTTTTATACCCAGCAACTGCTCCTGTACCGCCACGACCGGCTGAACGATCATGTTCATTCATAAAACCGGCAAATCGTACTAAGTTTTCACCAGCCTGTCCAATTGTCATAACAGATAAATCTTTTTCACCATATTTTTCTTGCATGGCTTTTACGGTTTCTCTCGTACCTTTTCCCCAAAGATCCATTGCATCACGAAGTTTTGCTTGGCCATTTTCGATATATAAATAGACTGGGTGATTGCTTTTTCCTTTGAAAATAATATTATCGACCCCAGCCCATTTTAAGCGGGCAGCTGTCCATCCGCCCATATGTGAATCTGTAACCGTTCCTGTTAATGGTGATTTCGTTACGACACAAAGGCGTCCGCTCATAGTTGTACGAGAGCCTGTCACAGGTCCAGTCATAATACATAATATATTTTCTGCTGATAAAGGTTCTATTTGCGGACCATTATCAAGGACATATTTTACACCAAGGCCGCGGCCGCCTATGTACTTTTTAACATCCTCTTCTTTTATTCCTCTGTAATCAATCGTACCTGCTGTTAAATCAACGACAACTTCTTTGTTGTTTAAACCGCCGAGTGTCATGTTTCCCACCTCTTTTAGTATTTTTAAAATTTACTATACTTTAAATCTCATGATATATGAAAATATTTATAAAAAGCTGTACATTAATTTTACAGCATATCCCATATATTGAAAACAATTTTGCTTTATAATAAGTGTTATAGGTCAGAAGAAGGGGAGGGGAAGATATGGAAAACGGGTTGCAACGGTACTCAAGGCAAATCCTTTTTGGGCCCATTGGGGTAGACGGACAAAAGAAATTAATGAACAGTCGGGCTGTCATCGTTGGAATGGGGGCACTAGGAACTGTAATAGCGAATCATTTGGTGCGTTCTGGAGTAGGGGCTATTCGTATCATTGATCGTGATTTTGTTGAAGTATCTAACTTACAAAGGCAATCTTTATATGATGAAGAAGATGCCAATAATGGGTATCCTAAAGTCATTGCAGCTAAGAAAAAGTTAGAAAAGATTAATTCTACGATCTCGGTTGAGGCTGTGATTGCCGATTTAAATTTGGATAATGCCGAAGATCTCCTCGCTAGTTTTGATGTGATTGTCGATGGTACGGATAATTTCTCAACTCGATATTTAATAAACGATGTAGCAATTAAATACAATATCCCATGGGTTTATGGCGGGGCCGTGAGTTCAAGGGGAATGTTTACAAGTATTATTCCTGGAAAAACCCCTTGTTATCGTTGTATTTTTCCTCAGGTACCATTAGGGTTAGGGGAGACATGTGATACAGTAGGGGTGTTATCACCATTAACAGATATTATCGGTTCTTATGAGGCGATGGAGGCTATAAAAATTTTAGTTGATGCTAAAACCAATCCTCATTTGGAACAAATTGATATTTGGCATCATACAAATTTTCAAATGGACATTTCAAATGGTCGCAATGAAAGTTGTCCTGCTTGTGTTGGGCACAAATATGAGTTTCTCGATCGGTCATCCGAGCAACAAGTGATTTTCTCTACGCTATGTGGTCGTGATACCGTTCAAATCAACCCTCGACTTAAAAATGAAATTAATTTAGAAAAAATGGCTAAACGGTTAAGAAATAGTGGGGATGTAAAGGGAAATCCATACTTATTGCGTTTTTCTCCGAATGAAGATTTGACGCTATCGGTTTTTAAAGATGGAAGAGTGCTCATTCATGGGACTGATGATCCTGTAAAAGCCAAATCCTACTATACAAAATATATTGGAACTTAATGATAGTCTACTTGTTAAACGGTAATATTCCTGTTAAATAGGTAAAATAATTTGTAATAATATATTTCGTTCTAAGTCTTTTCAAACCTGGATGTGTTTGTTACAATATAGGGTAATATAATAGGCATTAGATGGTTTAAGAAAACGTAGTACATTTTAATTCCCTTTATTGTCTTTTTATCATAAAATAAGAGTACAAGGTACAAAATAAATTTATCACATAAAATTTAACAGGATTTTGTATCTGTATGGGGGTATTTTGTCCCTTCAACCAATCCGGAAGGGAGTGTTGCGAGATGGAAATCGAGCGTATTAATGATCATACCGTAAAGTTCTATATTTCTTATATTGATATAGAAGAGCGGGGTTTTGATCGGGAGGAAATCTGGTACAATCGCGATCGCAGTGAAGAACTTTTCTGGGAAATGATGGATGAAGTTCACCGTGAAGAGGAGTTTTTAGTGGAAGGACCTCTCTGGATTCAAGTTCAGGCACTTGACAAAGGTTTAGAGATTTTGGTGACAAAGGCTCAACTTTCAAAAGATGGACATAAATTTGAACTTCCAATTCCAGAAGATAAAATGAAGGACTTAGCTGGTGATGGGCAAATAGATGATTTGTTTGACCAACATTTCAGTTCATTAGTTGATGATGACTCCATTTATGAGGATCAGCTAGATTTTGTCATTAAATTTCAAGATTTCGAAGATGTCATTTCTCTTTCAAAAGAAACATATTTGGATGATTTAACAACTAAATTATATTCTTTTGAAGATAAGTATTATTTATATATAGAATTCTCTGAAGACATGTATGAAGAGAATGAAATTGATAATATATTAAGTATTTTGCTTGAATATGGTCAGGAAACAAATGTAACGATCCATAGAATTCAAGAATACGGAAAATGTATTTTAGATAAAGACGTTTTTCCAAATTTAAGAAAGTATTTTAACTAATATACCGATTTCCCTTGTGAAATCGGTTTTTTCAATATGTATCATTAACTGCAAGGAACAACCTTTACAGAAGTTGTCTTGATTTTGGAGGTTAGAATGAAAAATACGGTGAAAGTGCTTCTGTTTCTTGGCATTCTAGCACTTATCTTTTATTTAACTGATACTTATAAGTACATGATTAGCGGTTTTTTTGGGTATGTAAGTATTATTATCACATTAACGGTCATTGTTATTGGGTTTGTCATTTTTCTGGAAAATCGTCATCCAACACAAACTCTCACTTGGCTTGTGGTTCTCGGCGGTTTTCCGTTACTTGGATTTATTTTTTACCTATTGTTTGGTCGAAATTATCGTAAGGAAAAAATGTTTCGAAAAAAGTATTTTCTTGATCGACAAGCATTTTTACAATATGAAGGTCAGGATCCTGTTAGTGAGGAAAAGTTAAATCGAGCCGGAGAACATCAAAAAAAACTTTTTCATTTAGCGCAGCGCTTAGGAAACAGTCCGATCTCCTTTGGCACTGATACGACTGTCTTAACAAATGGAGAGGAAACATTCCATCATATATTAAAAGAACTAGAAAAAGCCGTACATCATATCCATTTAGAATATTACATAGTCCGCCACGATGACATTGGCTCTAGGATTAAACAGATCTTAATTGAGAAAGCTCGAGAAGGAGTAAAAGTCCGTTTCTTATATGATGCGGTTGGTTCCTGGAAGCTTTCCAAGCAATATATTGAAGAATTAAGAAACGAAGGAGTTGAAATGATCCCCTTTGGACCTGTTAAACTCCCCTTTTTAAATAGTAAGTTTAACTTTCGAAACCATCGGAAAATCATTGTGATTGATGGAAGTATCGGATTTGTAGGGGGATTAAATATTGGCGATGAGTATTTAGGGTTAAGTCAAAATTTTGGTTTTTGGCGTGATACTCATTTAATGCTTAAAGGGGAAGCTGTTCGGTCATTGCAATTAATCTTTCTGCAGGACTGGTATTATATGACGAATAAAAGTTTTTTGACATCAGAGTATTTATCTCCGGTTCTCGAAGAAAACAAGCATGGCGGGGTCCAATTAATTGCGGGTGGGCCGGATAATGAATGGAGTGCAATTAAAAATATTTTTTTTGCCATGATCACATCTGCGAAAGATTCTGTTTGGATTGCCTCTCCTTATTTCATTCCTGATGAGGATATTTTTACAGCACTGAAAATTGCTGCATTTAGTGGGATTGATGTTCGTTTACTCGTTCCCAACAAGCCAGATAAGCGAATAGTTTTTCATGCATCACGCTCTTATTTCCCAGATTTATT is a genomic window of Niallia sp. XMNu-256 containing:
- a CDS encoding ThiF family adenylyltransferase; translation: MENGLQRYSRQILFGPIGVDGQKKLMNSRAVIVGMGALGTVIANHLVRSGVGAIRIIDRDFVEVSNLQRQSLYDEEDANNGYPKVIAAKKKLEKINSTISVEAVIADLNLDNAEDLLASFDVIVDGTDNFSTRYLINDVAIKYNIPWVYGGAVSSRGMFTSIIPGKTPCYRCIFPQVPLGLGETCDTVGVLSPLTDIIGSYEAMEAIKILVDAKTNPHLEQIDIWHHTNFQMDISNGRNESCPACVGHKYEFLDRSSEQQVIFSTLCGRDTVQINPRLKNEINLEKMAKRLRNSGDVKGNPYLLRFSPNEDLTLSVFKDGRVLIHGTDDPVKAKSYYTKYIGT
- the mecA gene encoding adaptor protein MecA, which encodes MEIERINDHTVKFYISYIDIEERGFDREEIWYNRDRSEELFWEMMDEVHREEEFLVEGPLWIQVQALDKGLEILVTKAQLSKDGHKFELPIPEDKMKDLAGDGQIDDLFDQHFSSLVDDDSIYEDQLDFVIKFQDFEDVISLSKETYLDDLTTKLYSFEDKYYLYIEFSEDMYEENEIDNILSILLEYGQETNVTIHRIQEYGKCILDKDVFPNLRKYFN
- the cls gene encoding cardiolipin synthase; this encodes MKNTVKVLLFLGILALIFYLTDTYKYMISGFFGYVSIIITLTVIVIGFVIFLENRHPTQTLTWLVVLGGFPLLGFIFYLLFGRNYRKEKMFRKKYFLDRQAFLQYEGQDPVSEEKLNRAGEHQKKLFHLAQRLGNSPISFGTDTTVLTNGEETFHHILKELEKAVHHIHLEYYIVRHDDIGSRIKQILIEKAREGVKVRFLYDAVGSWKLSKQYIEELRNEGVEMIPFGPVKLPFLNSKFNFRNHRKIIVIDGSIGFVGGLNIGDEYLGLSQNFGFWRDTHLMLKGEAVRSLQLIFLQDWYYMTNKSFLTSEYLSPVLEENKHGGVQLIAGGPDNEWSAIKNIFFAMITSAKDSVWIASPYFIPDEDIFTALKIAAFSGIDVRLLVPNKPDKRIVFHASRSYFPDLLEAGVKIYEYEKGFMHSKIVIVDHELASIGTSNMDMRSFHLNFEVNAFLYRTISTEKLVTEYLNDLQDSREINGLEFKKRHLGYRLLESTSRLLSPLL